Proteins from one Pseudomonas sp. KBS0710 genomic window:
- the mrcB gene encoding penicillin-binding protein 1B, which translates to MTRTRSPRSRKKPPSRGLRPWLGWAIKLSLVGLVVLAGFAVYLDAVVQEKFSGKRWTIPAKVYARPLELFTGQKLSKDDFLTELDALGYRREPVSNGPGAAAVSGNTVDLNTRGFQFYEGLEKAQPVRVRFSGDYVAELSSLNGSKLPVVRLEPLLIGGIYPKNLEDRILIKLDQVPPYLLDTLIAVEDRDFYSHWGVSPKSIARAIWVNTSGGKMTQGGSTLTQQLVKNFYLTNERSLTRKLTEAMMAMLLELHYSKQEILEAYLNEVFVGQDGQRAVHGFGLASQFFFGQPLSELKLHQVALLVGMVKGPSYYNPRRNPERALERRNLVLDVLEQQGVATAEQVAAAKKMPLGVTTRGKLADSSFPGFIDLVKRQLREDYRDEDLTEEGLRIFTSFDPILQMKAEASVNDTFKRLTGRKGSDEVEAAMVVTNPETGEVQAMIGSRQASFAGFNRALDAVRPIGSLVKPAVYLTALEKPSKYTLTSWLSDDPLSVKGADGQVWTPQNFDRRSHGTVFLYQGLAHSYNISTSRLGLEVGVPNVLKTLGRLGITREFPAFPSMLLGAGAMTPMEVATMYQTLANGGFNTPMRGIRSVLTADGEPLKRYPFQIQQRFDAGSIYLIQNAMQRVMREGTGRSVYSVLPSNLTLAGKTGTSNDSRDSWFAGFGQDVLAVVWLGRDDNGKTPFTGATGALQVWTSFMRKADPLPLNMPQPDNIVQAWIDPHTGQGSDANCPGAVQMPYIRGSEPPAGAACGGTAPADADSVMDWVKGWMH; encoded by the coding sequence ATGACTCGAACCCGATCTCCCCGTTCCCGTAAAAAACCTCCTTCACGCGGCCTGCGCCCGTGGCTGGGCTGGGCCATCAAGCTAAGCCTGGTAGGCCTTGTGGTGCTCGCAGGCTTCGCGGTGTACCTCGACGCCGTGGTGCAGGAGAAATTCTCCGGCAAGCGCTGGACCATCCCGGCCAAGGTGTACGCACGCCCGCTGGAATTGTTTACCGGCCAAAAGCTGAGCAAGGACGACTTCCTTACCGAACTCGACGCCTTGGGCTATCGCCGCGAACCCGTGAGCAATGGCCCCGGCGCCGCAGCTGTCAGCGGCAATACCGTCGATTTGAATACCCGTGGCTTCCAGTTCTATGAGGGCCTGGAAAAAGCCCAGCCGGTGCGCGTGCGCTTCTCCGGCGATTACGTTGCCGAACTGTCATCGCTCAATGGCTCCAAGTTGCCCGTGGTGCGCCTGGAACCGCTGTTGATTGGCGGTATTTACCCCAAGAACCTCGAAGATCGCATCCTGATCAAGCTTGATCAGGTGCCGCCGTATTTGCTCGATACGCTTATCGCAGTTGAAGACCGCGATTTCTACAGCCACTGGGGTGTGTCGCCCAAGTCGATTGCCCGTGCCATCTGGGTCAACACTTCCGGCGGCAAGATGACCCAGGGTGGCAGTACGCTCACGCAACAATTGGTCAAGAACTTCTACCTGACCAACGAGCGCAGCCTCACCCGTAAACTCACCGAAGCCATGATGGCTATGCTGCTGGAGCTGCATTACAGCAAGCAGGAGATTCTTGAGGCGTACCTTAACGAGGTCTTCGTCGGCCAGGATGGGCAGCGCGCGGTGCACGGTTTCGGCTTGGCCAGCCAGTTCTTCTTTGGCCAGCCCTTGTCTGAATTGAAATTGCATCAAGTTGCGTTGTTGGTGGGGATGGTCAAGGGGCCGTCCTATTACAACCCGCGCCGCAACCCGGAACGTGCGCTTGAACGCCGTAACCTGGTACTGGATGTACTCGAACAGCAGGGCGTAGCCACCGCTGAACAAGTCGCGGCGGCGAAAAAAATGCCACTGGGTGTGACCACGCGCGGCAAGCTGGCCGACAGTTCGTTCCCGGGCTTTATCGACCTGGTCAAGCGCCAGTTGCGTGAAGACTATCGCGACGAAGACTTGACCGAAGAAGGCCTGCGGATCTTTACCAGTTTTGACCCGATCCTGCAGATGAAGGCCGAAGCGTCGGTCAACGATACCTTCAAGCGCCTGACCGGCCGTAAAGGCTCGGATGAAGTCGAAGCGGCGATGGTCGTGACCAACCCGGAAACCGGTGAAGTGCAGGCCATGATCGGCAGCCGCCAGGCCAGTTTTGCCGGTTTCAACCGGGCGCTGGATGCGGTGCGGCCGATCGGTTCGCTGGTCAAACCGGCGGTTTACCTCACTGCCCTGGAAAAACCAAGCAAATACACCCTCACCAGCTGGCTGTCGGATGACCCGCTGTCGGTCAAAGGGGCGGATGGCCAGGTGTGGACGCCGCAGAACTTTGATCGTCGCTCCCACGGCACCGTGTTCCTGTACCAGGGGCTGGCACATTCCTACAACATCTCCACCTCGCGCCTTGGGCTTGAAGTGGGTGTGCCGAATGTGCTGAAAACCCTGGGGCGACTGGGCATCACCCGTGAGTTCCCGGCGTTCCCATCGATGCTGCTGGGCGCTGGCGCCATGACCCCGATGGAAGTGGCGACGATGTACCAGACCCTCGCCAACGGTGGCTTCAATACCCCGATGCGCGGCATTCGCAGCGTACTGACCGCCGACGGCGAACCGCTCAAGCGTTATCCGTTCCAGATCCAGCAGCGCTTTGACGCGGGCTCCATCTACCTGATCCAGAACGCCATGCAACGCGTGATGCGTGAAGGCACCGGGCGTTCGGTCTATAGCGTGCTGCCGTCGAACCTGACGCTGGCGGGCAAGACCGGCACCAGTAACGACTCGCGTGACAGCTGGTTCGCAGGCTTCGGCCAGGATGTGCTGGCCGTGGTGTGGCTGGGCCGCGACGATAACGGCAAAACCCCGTTCACCGGTGCGACCGGTGCGCTGCAGGTGTGGACCAGTTTCATGCGCAAGGCCGACCCGTTGCCGCTGAACATGCCACAACCGGACAATATCGTGCAGGCCTGGATTGATCCGCACACGGGGCAGGGCTCCGATGCCAACTGTCCGGGCGCGGTACAGATGCCGTATATTCGCGGCAGCGAGCCACCAGCTGGTGCTGCGTGCGGTGGCACTGCCCCCGCTGACGCGGATTCGGTGATGGATTGGGTCAAGGGCTGGATGCATTAA
- a CDS encoding M48 family metallopeptidase, giving the protein MNKLWIPAITALVMLGGCSSVQRGSIPVVDSSTNVSNNDRISATGGFRQTVVKRPAQATPQAIPQDSGVVVMVPGGGAATSAPISAEPWTPGPSTSGPVNAAPIQTAPINQGTYNMPPSTPSGIPSSSNAGGLSADEQLDGPVLALLTTAQQQQAGGDLNGASSSLERAQRVAPREPQVLYRLAQVRMAQGDAPQAEQFARRGLTLANGRPDLQANLWALIGDARAAQGDAAGAAQARQKAKVSL; this is encoded by the coding sequence GTGAACAAGTTGTGGATTCCAGCTATTACCGCCCTGGTCATGCTCGGCGGTTGCTCCAGCGTGCAGCGCGGTTCCATCCCCGTGGTGGACTCAAGCACGAACGTTTCCAATAACGACCGTATCTCGGCCACTGGCGGTTTCCGTCAGACCGTGGTCAAGCGTCCTGCCCAAGCCACGCCCCAGGCCATACCGCAGGATTCGGGCGTGGTGGTGATGGTGCCGGGCGGCGGTGCTGCGACGTCGGCGCCGATAAGTGCCGAGCCTTGGACACCAGGGCCGAGCACTTCGGGCCCGGTTAACGCCGCACCGATCCAGACGGCGCCGATCAACCAGGGCACCTACAACATGCCGCCATCCACGCCGAGCGGAATTCCGTCGTCGTCTAACGCGGGTGGCCTGTCGGCTGACGAGCAACTGGACGGGCCGGTGCTGGCTTTGCTGACCACAGCCCAGCAGCAACAGGCCGGTGGTGACCTGAACGGTGCATCCTCGAGCCTTGAGCGTGCCCAGCGTGTAGCGCCGCGTGAGCCACAAGTGCTGTATCGCCTGGCCCAGGTGCGCATGGCCCAGGGCGACGCGCCGCAAGCCGAGCAGTTCGCCCGTCGCGGCCTGACCCTGGCCAACGGCCGCCCGGACCTGCAAGCCAACCTGTGGGCTTTGATTGGTGACGCGCGCGCCGCACAAGGTGACGCCGCCGGTGCTGCCCAGGCGCGGCAAAAAGCCAAGGTCAGCCTCTGA
- a CDS encoding YqcC family protein codes for MDARFPAIAEQLLLIERELRVQGWWDEVSPSAEALSSVEPFSVDTLDFHQWLQWVFLARMKQILEQDLPLPNASGILEMAEMVYADRPLESIGLRNALKKFDQLIVDAR; via the coding sequence ATGGATGCACGGTTTCCGGCAATTGCCGAACAGCTGTTGCTGATTGAGCGTGAATTACGCGTGCAGGGTTGGTGGGACGAAGTGTCCCCCAGCGCTGAAGCGCTTAGCAGCGTCGAGCCGTTTTCGGTGGACACACTGGACTTTCACCAGTGGCTGCAATGGGTCTTCCTGGCGCGCATGAAGCAGATCCTCGAGCAGGACCTGCCATTGCCCAATGCATCGGGGATCCTGGAGATGGCGGAGATGGTTTACGCCGATCGCCCGCTTGAGAGCATTGGTTTGCGCAATGCGCTGAAAAAGTTCGACCAATTGATCGTCGACGCTCGTTAA
- a CDS encoding acetolactate synthase 3 large subunit: MELLSGGEMLVRFLRDEGVDYIYGYPGGALLHVYDALFKEPAVTHILVRHEQAATHMADGYARATGKAGVVLVTSGPGATNAITGIATAYMDSIPMVIISGQVPSTMVGTDAFQETDMIGISRPIVKHSFMIKHASEIPEVMKKAFYLAQSGRPGPVVVDIPKDMTNPAEKFEYVFPKKAKLRSYSPAVRGHSGQIRKAAEMLLAAKRPVLYSGGGVILGGGSAPLTELAKLLNLPVTNTLMGLGAFPGTDRQFVGMLGMHGSYTANLAMHHADVILAVGARFDDRVINGPSKFCPNAKIIHIDIDPASISKTIKADVPIVGPVESVLTEMVAALKDIGETPNKESVASWWKQIDEWRGDRGLFPYDKGDGSIIKPQTVIETLCEVTKGDAFVTSDVGQHQMFAAQYYKFDKPNRWINSGGLGTMGFGFPAAMGVKLSFPDTDVACVTGEGSIQMNIQELSTCLQYGLPVKIVCLNNGVLGMVRQWQDMSYNSRHSHSYMESLPDFIKLVEAYGHVGMRITDLKDLKPKMEEAFAMKDRLVFLDIQVDTSEHVYPMQIKDGSMRDMWLNKTERT; the protein is encoded by the coding sequence GTGGAGCTTTTATCTGGCGGTGAGATGCTCGTCCGCTTTTTGCGTGACGAAGGCGTCGACTATATCTACGGGTACCCAGGTGGTGCTCTGCTGCATGTTTACGACGCACTGTTCAAGGAACCGGCTGTTACCCACATCCTGGTTCGCCACGAACAGGCCGCGACCCATATGGCTGACGGCTACGCCCGTGCCACCGGTAAAGCCGGTGTGGTACTGGTAACCTCCGGCCCAGGCGCAACCAATGCCATTACTGGCATCGCGACTGCCTATATGGACTCCATCCCGATGGTGATCATTTCTGGCCAGGTGCCTAGCACCATGGTCGGTACCGACGCATTCCAGGAAACCGACATGATCGGTATCTCCCGGCCGATCGTGAAACACAGCTTCATGATCAAGCATGCGTCGGAAATCCCGGAAGTTATGAAAAAGGCCTTCTACCTCGCGCAGTCCGGTCGCCCGGGCCCTGTGGTGGTTGATATCCCGAAAGACATGACCAACCCGGCCGAGAAATTCGAATACGTCTTCCCCAAGAAAGCCAAGCTGCGCTCCTACAGCCCGGCCGTTCGTGGGCACTCGGGGCAAATCCGCAAGGCGGCAGAAATGCTCCTGGCGGCCAAGCGTCCAGTGCTGTACTCCGGCGGCGGCGTGATTCTGGGCGGCGGTTCTGCACCTTTGACCGAGCTGGCCAAGCTGCTCAACCTGCCGGTAACCAACACCTTGATGGGCCTCGGCGCATTCCCGGGCACGGACCGTCAGTTCGTCGGCATGCTTGGCATGCACGGCAGCTACACCGCCAACCTGGCCATGCACCACGCCGACGTCATCCTGGCGGTGGGCGCGCGGTTTGATGACCGTGTGATCAACGGCCCGAGCAAATTTTGCCCGAATGCCAAGATCATCCACATCGACATCGACCCGGCGTCCATCTCCAAGACCATCAAGGCCGACGTGCCGATTGTAGGTCCGGTAGAAAGCGTGTTGACCGAAATGGTTGCGGCGCTCAAGGACATCGGCGAAACGCCGAACAAGGAATCGGTTGCCAGCTGGTGGAAGCAGATCGACGAATGGCGCGGTGACCGCGGCCTGTTCCCTTACGACAAGGGCGACGGCAGCATCATCAAGCCACAAACCGTGATCGAAACCCTGTGCGAAGTGACCAAGGGCGACGCCTTTGTGACCTCCGACGTGGGCCAGCACCAGATGTTCGCTGCGCAGTACTACAAGTTCGACAAGCCTAACCGCTGGATCAACTCCGGTGGCCTGGGCACGATGGGCTTTGGTTTCCCTGCGGCCATGGGTGTGAAACTGAGCTTCCCGGACACCGACGTCGCCTGCGTGACGGGTGAGGGCAGCATCCAGATGAACATCCAGGAACTGTCGACGTGCCTGCAATACGGTCTTCCGGTGAAGATCGTGTGCTTGAACAACGGCGTGCTGGGCATGGTGCGTCAGTGGCAGGACATGAGCTACAACAGCCGTCACTCCCATTCCTACATGGAATCGCTGCCGGATTTCATCAAATTGGTTGAAGCCTACGGCCACGTCGGCATGCGCATCACCGATTTGAAAGATCTGAAGCCGAAGATGGAAGAGGCGTTCGCCATGAAGGACCGCCTGGTGTTCCTCGATATTCAAGTGGATACCAGCGAGCACGTCTACCCGATGCAGATCAAAGACGGCTCTATGCGCGACATGTGGCTGAACAAGACGGAGCGTACCTAA
- the ilvN gene encoding acetolactate synthase small subunit, with product MRHIISLLLENEPGALSRVVGLFSQRNYNIESLTVAPTEDPTLSRLTLTTVGHDEVIEQITKNLNKLIEVVKLVDLSESAHIERELMLVKVKATGAQRAEIKRTTDIYRGQIVDVSASVYTVQLTGTSDKLDSFIQSIGTASILETVRSGVTGIARGDKVLSI from the coding sequence ATGCGGCACATTATCTCCCTGCTTCTGGAGAACGAACCCGGCGCTCTGTCTCGTGTTGTCGGCCTGTTTTCGCAACGCAACTACAACATTGAAAGCCTCACCGTGGCGCCGACCGAAGACCCGACCCTGTCGCGCCTGACGTTGACCACTGTCGGCCACGATGAGGTGATCGAGCAGATCACCAAGAACCTCAACAAGCTGATCGAAGTGGTCAAGCTGGTCGACCTGTCGGAAAGTGCCCACATCGAGCGCGAGCTGATGCTGGTCAAGGTCAAGGCCACGGGTGCCCAACGTGCCGAGATCAAACGCACTACCGACATTTATCGCGGGCAGATCGTCGATGTGAGCGCCAGCGTTTATACCGTGCAACTGACCGGTACAAGCGACAAGCTGGACAGCTTCATCCAGTCGATCGGGACGGCCTCGATTCTGGAAACGGTACGCAGTGGTGTCACCGGGATTGCCCGTGGCGACAAAGTACTCAGCATCTAA
- the ilvC gene encoding ketol-acid reductoisomerase: protein MKVYYEKDCDLSIIQGKKVAIIGYGSQGHAQACNLKDSGVDVTVGLRKGSATVAKAEAHGLKVTDVASAVAAADLVMILTPDEFQSALYKNEIEPNIKKGATLAFSHGFAIHYNQVVPRADLDVIMIAPKAPGHTVRSEFVKGGGIPDLIAIYQDASGNAKNVALSYAAGVGGGRTGIIETTFKDETETDLFGEQAVLCGGTVELVKAGFETLVEAGYAPEMAYFECLHELKLIVDLMYEGGIANMNYSISNNAEYGEYVTGPEVINAESRQAMRNALKRIQDGEYAKMFISEGATGYPSMTAKRRNNAAHGIEIIGEQLRSMMPWIGANKIVDKAKN, encoded by the coding sequence ATGAAAGTTTATTACGAAAAAGATTGTGACCTGTCGATCATCCAGGGCAAGAAAGTCGCCATCATCGGCTACGGTTCCCAGGGCCACGCCCAAGCGTGCAACCTGAAAGACTCCGGCGTTGACGTGACTGTTGGCCTGCGCAAAGGCTCGGCCACTGTTGCCAAGGCTGAAGCCCACGGCCTGAAAGTGACTGACGTTGCTTCCGCCGTTGCAGCTGCCGACCTGGTCATGATCCTGACCCCGGACGAGTTCCAGTCCGCGCTGTACAAGAACGAAATCGAGCCGAACATCAAGAAGGGCGCCACCCTGGCCTTCTCCCACGGCTTTGCTATTCACTACAACCAGGTTGTGCCACGCGCTGACCTCGACGTGATCATGATCGCGCCGAAAGCACCGGGCCACACCGTGCGCTCCGAGTTCGTCAAAGGCGGCGGCATTCCTGACCTGATCGCGATCTACCAGGACGCATCCGGCAACGCCAAGAATGTGGCGCTGTCCTACGCAGCTGGCGTTGGTGGCGGTCGTACCGGCATCATCGAAACCACGTTCAAGGACGAAACCGAAACCGACCTGTTCGGCGAACAAGCCGTACTGTGCGGCGGTACCGTTGAGCTGGTCAAAGCCGGTTTCGAAACCCTGGTTGAAGCTGGCTACGCGCCAGAAATGGCCTACTTCGAATGCCTGCACGAACTGAAACTGATCGTTGACCTCATGTACGAAGGCGGTATCGCCAACATGAACTACTCGATCTCCAACAACGCCGAATACGGCGAGTACGTGACTGGCCCGGAAGTGATCAACGCCGAGTCCCGTCAGGCCATGCGCAACGCCCTGAAACGTATTCAGGACGGCGAATACGCCAAAATGTTCATCAGCGAAGGCGCTACCGGCTACCCTTCGATGACCGCCAAGCGTCGTAACAACGCCGCTCACGGTATCGAAATCATCGGCGAGCAACTGCGCTCCATGATGCCGTGGATCGGTGCCAACAAGATCGTCGACAAAGCCAAAAACTAA
- the pssA gene encoding CDP-diacylglycerol--serine O-phosphatidyltransferase: MTERPEEPSQASDAESLLPIDEHVEEGHDAEGRKVRHRGIYLLPNLFTTANLFAGFYSIINSMSAQSALAAGDAASASKYFGFAAIAIFVAMVLDGLDGRVARMTNTQSAFGAEYDSLSDMVAFGVAPALLAFAWALGDMGKVGWMVAFIYVAGAALRLARFNTQVGTADKRYFIGLASPAAAGVVAGIVWAFSDYGIQGSKMSFLVALMVAAAGMLMVSNIKYNSFKEFDLKGRVPFVAILVVVLVFAVVFSDPPRILLLAFLVYAASGPVQYLLHLRRDKTLP; this comes from the coding sequence ATGACCGAACGTCCCGAAGAGCCAAGCCAGGCCTCTGACGCCGAAAGCCTGCTACCGATCGATGAGCATGTCGAAGAAGGGCATGATGCGGAAGGTCGCAAGGTCCGGCATCGTGGTATCTATCTTCTGCCCAATCTGTTCACCACGGCCAACCTGTTTGCCGGGTTCTACTCCATCATCAACTCCATGAGTGCGCAAAGCGCATTGGCGGCGGGTGATGCGGCGAGTGCCAGCAAGTATTTCGGCTTTGCCGCCATCGCAATCTTCGTGGCCATGGTGCTCGACGGCCTGGATGGCCGGGTGGCGCGCATGACCAATACCCAAAGCGCTTTCGGTGCCGAGTACGACTCGCTGTCGGACATGGTGGCCTTTGGCGTTGCGCCGGCATTGCTGGCGTTCGCCTGGGCGCTGGGTGATATGGGCAAGGTCGGCTGGATGGTTGCCTTCATCTATGTCGCAGGCGCCGCTTTGCGTCTGGCGCGCTTCAATACCCAGGTGGGCACCGCCGACAAGCGTTACTTCATCGGCCTGGCCAGCCCAGCGGCGGCAGGTGTGGTGGCCGGTATCGTCTGGGCGTTCAGCGACTACGGCATCCAGGGTTCGAAGATGTCGTTCCTGGTGGCCTTGATGGTTGCGGCGGCCGGCATGCTGATGGTCAGCAACATCAAGTACAACAGCTTCAAGGAGTTTGACCTCAAGGGGCGCGTGCCTTTCGTGGCTATCCTGGTGGTGGTGCTGGTGTTTGCTGTGGTCTTCAGCGACCCGCCGCGTATTCTGCTGCTGGCCTTCCTGGTGTATGCCGCGTCGGGGCCGGTTCAATACCTGCTGCACCTGCGCCGCGACAAAACATTGCCTTAA
- the msrP gene encoding protein-methionine-sulfoxide reductase catalytic subunit MsrP: MLIKIPKASDCHESDVTPESFYLSRRSLLGGALAGVAATALPRWASAEDAARYADVEPGNAPGWFADKLPNTQWQAVTVKDEAITPFKDATHYNNFYEFGTDKGDPAKNAGSLKTEPWSVVIDGEVGKPGRYALEDFMKPYQLEERIYRLRCVEAWSMVIPWMGFPISALLKQVEPTAKAKYIRFETLQDPKSMPGQRSSFGLIDWPYVEGLRLDEAMNPLAILAVGMYGRELPNQNGAPLRLVVPWKYGFKSVKSIVRISLVSEQPKTTWQSIAANEYGFYANVNPTVDHPRWTQARERRLPSGLFSPNVRETQMFNGYSDEVASLYTGLDLRKNY, from the coding sequence ATGTTAATCAAGATCCCCAAAGCGTCCGATTGTCACGAATCGGATGTCACGCCTGAATCCTTCTATCTTTCGCGCCGCAGCTTGCTCGGCGGTGCGCTGGCCGGTGTTGCTGCCACTGCCTTGCCACGTTGGGCGAGCGCCGAAGATGCCGCGCGTTATGCCGATGTCGAGCCGGGCAATGCCCCAGGCTGGTTTGCCGACAAGCTACCCAATACTCAATGGCAGGCGGTTACGGTAAAGGACGAAGCCATTACCCCATTCAAGGACGCTACCCACTACAACAACTTCTATGAATTCGGTACGGACAAGGGCGACCCGGCGAAGAATGCCGGTTCACTCAAGACCGAACCCTGGAGTGTGGTGATTGATGGGGAAGTCGGCAAACCTGGGCGCTATGCCCTGGAAGACTTCATGAAGCCTTATCAATTGGAAGAGCGTATCTACCGTCTGCGCTGTGTCGAGGCGTGGTCGATGGTGATTCCGTGGATGGGCTTTCCTATTTCAGCCTTGCTCAAGCAGGTTGAACCGACCGCTAAAGCCAAGTACATCCGCTTTGAAACGCTGCAGGACCCCAAAAGCATGCCGGGGCAGCGCTCCAGCTTCGGCTTGATCGACTGGCCTTATGTAGAAGGGCTGCGTCTGGATGAAGCAATGAACCCGTTGGCGATCCTGGCGGTGGGTATGTATGGGCGGGAATTGCCGAACCAGAATGGTGCGCCATTGCGTCTTGTAGTGCCGTGGAAGTATGGCTTCAAGAGCGTGAAGTCGATTGTGCGAATCAGCCTGGTCAGCGAACAGCCCAAGACGACTTGGCAAAGCATTGCGGCCAATGAGTATGGGTTTTACGCGAACGTGAACCCGACCGTCGACCATCCTCGCTGGACCCAGGCGCGTGAACGTCGTTTGCCGAGCGGCCTGTTCAGCCCGAATGTGCGCGAGACGCAGATGTTCAACGGCTATTCGGATGAGGTCGCTTCTCTCTATACGGGCCTCGATCTGCGGAAGAACTACTGA
- the msrQ gene encoding protein-methionine-sulfoxide reductase heme-binding subunit MsrQ yields the protein MRYPIWRIGVFMAAAIWPFFWLYEAWSSVLGPDPGKVLMDRLGLGTLILLLVTLGMTPLQKLSGWAGWIAVRRQLGLWCFAYVALHLAAYCVFILGLDWSQFGVELRKRPYIIVGALGFLGLLVLAVTSNRYSQRRLGSRWKKLHRLVYVILGLGLLHMLWIVRADLKEWAIYASIGALLLVLRIPPVMRRIRRLIAKKPLSATKA from the coding sequence ATGCGTTATCCGATCTGGCGCATTGGCGTCTTTATGGCCGCGGCGATCTGGCCATTCTTCTGGCTATATGAGGCGTGGAGCTCTGTGCTCGGGCCTGATCCAGGCAAAGTGTTGATGGATCGGTTGGGGCTGGGCACCTTGATCCTGTTGTTGGTCACGTTGGGCATGACGCCGTTGCAGAAGCTCAGCGGGTGGGCAGGGTGGATTGCTGTACGTCGGCAATTGGGGTTGTGGTGTTTTGCGTATGTGGCGCTGCACCTGGCCGCGTACTGCGTATTCATCCTCGGGCTGGATTGGTCGCAGTTTGGCGTGGAGCTACGTAAACGGCCCTACATTATTGTCGGTGCGCTGGGGTTCCTTGGCTTATTGGTGCTGGCGGTAACCTCCAATCGCTATAGCCAGCGGCGATTGGGCAGCCGTTGGAAGAAGCTGCATCGCCTGGTGTACGTGATTCTTGGGCTGGGTTTGTTGCACATGTTGTGGATTGTGCGGGCCGATCTGAAGGAATGGGCGATCTATGCATCTATTGGCGCGCTGCTGCTGGTGCTGCGGATCCCGCCAGTGATGCGCCGGATTCGCCGTCTTATCGCGAAAAAACCACTTTCTGCGACAAAAGCGTAA